A stretch of DNA from Roseovarius faecimaris:
GCCTATACGATCACCAAGGTCGTCGACGATCTGGAGATCGACGCCCCGGCGCCGCTCACCTACACGGTGACCGTGGTCAATACCGGCAATGTCGAGCTGACCGGCGCGGTCTTCACCGATGCGCTGCTGCAGAACGGCGCCGCGCAGGCCTTCACCGAGAGCGATCTGAACCTCTCCGAGGGCGCCAACAGCGACGGCATCCTCGAGGTCGGCGAGACCTGGACCTATACCGGCACCTACAACGCCACTCAGGCCAATATCAACGACGGCAATGACCTGGTGAACACCGCCTCCATCGCCTTCGATCAGCTGCCCATCCCGCAGGAGGACAGCGCCACAACGACGATCACCCAGAACGAGGCCTATACGATCACCAAGGTCGTCGACGATCTGGAGATCGACGCCCCGGCGCCGCTCACCTACACGGTGACCGTGGTCAATACCGGCAATGTCGAGCTGACCGGCGCGGTCTTCACCGATGCGCTGCTGCAGAACGGCGCCGCGCAGGCCTTCACCGAGAGCGATCTGAACCTCTCCGAGGGCGCCAACAGCGACGGCATCCTCGAGGTCGGCGAGACCTGGACCTATACCGGCACCTACAACGCCACCCAGGCCAATATCAACGACGGCAATGACCTGGTGAACACCGCCTCCATCGCCTTCGATCAGCTGCCCACCCCGCAGGAGGACAGCGCCACAACGACGATCACCCAGAACGAGGCCTATACGATCACCAAGGTCGTCGACGATCTGGAGATCGACGCCCCGGCGCCGCTCACCTACACGGTGACCGTGGTCAATACCGGCAATGTCGAGCTGACCGGCGCGGTCTTCACCGATGCGCTGCTGCAGAACGGCGCCGCGCAGGCCTTCACCGAGAGCGATCTGAACCTCTCCGAGGGCGCCAACAGCGACGGCATCCTCGAGGTCGGCGAGACCTGGACCTATACCGGCACCTACAACGCCACCCAGGCCAATATCAACGACGGCAATGACCTGGTGAACACCGCCTCCATCGCCTTCGATCAGCTGCCCACCCCGCAGGAGGACAGCGCCACAACGACGATCACCCAGAACGAGGCCTATACGATCACCAAGGTCGTCGACGATCTGGAGATCGACGCCCCGGCGCCGCTCACCTACACGGTGACCGTGGTCAATACCGGCAATGTCGAGCTGACCGGCGCGGTCTTCACCGATGCGCTGCTGCAGAACGGCGCCGCGCAGGCCTTCACCGAGAGCGATCTGAACCTCTCCGAGGGCGCCAACAGCGACGGCATCCTCGAGGTCGGCGAGACCTGGACCTATACCGGCACCTACAACGCCACCCAGGCCAATATCAACGACGGCAATGACCTGGTGAACACCGCCTCCATCGCCTTCGATCAGCTGCCCACCCCGCAGGAGGACAGCGCCACAACGACGATCACCCAGAACGAGGCCTATACGATCACCAAGGTCGTCGACGATCTGGAGATCGACGCCCCGGCGCCGCTCACCTACACGGTGACCGTGGTCAATACCGGCAATGTCGAGCTGACCGGCGCGGTCTTCACCGATGCGCTGCTGCAGAACGGCGCCGCGCAGGCCTTCACCGAGAGCGATCTGAACCTCTCCGAGGGCGCCAACAGCGACGGCATCCTCGAGGTCGGCGAGACCTGGACCTATACCGGCACCTACAACGCCACCCAGGCCAATATCAACGACGGCAATGACCTGGTGAACACCGCCTCCATCGCCTTCGATCAGCTGCCCACCCCGCAGGAGGACAGCGCCACAACGACGATCACCCAGAACGAGGCCTATACGATCACCAAGGTCGTCGACGATCTGGAGATCGACGCCCCGGCGCCGCTCACCTACACGGTGACCGTGGTCAATACCGGCAATGTCGAGCTGACCGGCGCGGTCTTCACCGATGCGCTGCTGCAGAACGGCGCCGCGCAGGCCTTCACCGAGAGCGATCTGAACCTCTCCGAGGGCGCCAACAGCGACGGCATCCTCGAGGTCGGCGAGACCTGGACCTATACCGGCACCTACAACGCCACTCAGGCCAATATCAACGACGGCAATGACCTGGTGAACACCGCCTCCATCGCCTTCGACGAATTGCCTGAACCGCAAAGCGACAGTGCCACAACGACGATTGCGCAGAATCCGGCCTTCACGATTGAGAAGGTTGCTGACAAGGACTCTGTCGGCCCCGAAGCCGAAAGCATCGACTATACCATCACGGTCGTGAACACGGGCAATGTCACGCTGACCGAGGTGAGCCTTGTCGATGAAACGACACAGGCCAATCTCGACGAGACCCAGACCTTCCCCATTCCGCTTGCATCCGGTCCGACACTGGTAAGCGGCGACGCGAACAATGACGGGAACCTGGATGTTGGCGAAACGTGGGTCTATGAGGCTTCCGTTGATGTCACCGACAGCATGCTTCAGATCACGGACAGCTTCAGCCCGGGACGCATCACCAATGTCGCCACCTTCGACGCATTGCAGGTCGATCCGGACTCGTCCGAGGCCGTGACAGATGTCGAACCGCAGTTCGTCAATCCCGCAGAAGCGATCGACCTGGTGATTTCCAAGACCGCCCCGCGTGAATATGTCCTTCAGGGCGACGTGGTTCCATGGGTGATCGAGGTCACGAATAACGGTGTCGTCGACACGCAAACCGTCAATGTGATCGACCGTCTTCCGGCTGGCTTCCTCTATCAGGACGGCAGTGCCACCATCAACGGTGCGGTCGCAACAGTCACGGTCAATGACGGGGTCGTCGCCTTCCCGCCGGTCGATGTCGCGCCCGGTGCAACCGTAGTGCTGCAATTGTCGACCTTCGTGTCGAGCAGTGTGCAGCCGGGCATTCACACCAACTATGCTGACCTGATCGATCCCGACGGGAATGTTGAGACGGCATCAGCCTCGGTCGTGCTCTCGGCGGAACCGGTGTTTGACTGCGGGACCGTGATCGGCAAGGTGTTCGACGACGTGAATCAGAACGGATACCAGGACGAGGCAAGAGAGCCCGGTATTCCGGTGGGTCTGGTTGCGAATGACGATATCTATCTCGGCGGCAAGGGCGGCAAAGGCAAACTTGCCCCGCCGGCGCGCGTCGAACCTCAGGGCGAGCCAGGTATTCCCGGCGTGCGCATCTACACGGTCAAGGGCGAAGTCTATACCACGGATGAGCATGGGCGCTTCCACGTGGCCTGCGCCGACCTGCCGCGCGATATCGGCTCGAACTTCACCATGAAGATCGACACGCGGTCGCTGCCGGCCGGTTACCGGCTGACCACGGAGAACCCGCGCGCGGTGCGCCTGACGCCTGGTAAGACGACCAAGCTGAACTTTGGGGCCACCATCTCGCGTCTGGTCCGGATCGATGTCGCGAACAATGCCTTCATTCCGGGCAGCAACGATCCGAAACCCGAATTCACTGCGGCCCTGGCGCGTGCTGTGATGAAGTTCAGCAATCAGCCTTCGACCGTGCGGATCAGCTATCTGCTGAAGGGCGAGGACAACCGGACTGCTCGGGTGCGCATGCGCAAGGTCGAAGCAGAGTTGCGGCAAATTTGGCGCAAGGAAGGGAAATTCAGGCTTATGGTTGAAAAAACGCTTCAACGCCCCAAGGGCTGAGGTAGGTTTACCATATACAGGCAATTCGAGCGGGCGTATAACAACATAAGCCAATTGCTAAGTTAGGGGAAACTTATTTAGGCGGGATATGATGCGTGTTTTGAAGATGCCCTTGGTGCTGGCACTGGTCATGCCAGGCACCACTTTGGGACAACCGATTAGTACAGACTGTACGCTGGTAAATGGAGTTCTTCCTGAAGCGTGCAAACAGCCAAACGCCGGAACTGTCGTCTCCATGCCAAGAGGCGAAAACACTGAATTAGAAGAGTTTTCCGGAGATCTTGGCGAAGAGGGGTTCTCGATCTCCATCGACGCGGTCGAGCCGGGAGCCGATCCTGTTGTCCTTGAGGGCAACGCGACGAGAATTAACGAGACGCGGCGCATTGACCGGCTGCTCAGCGATGCCAACGTGCAGGTTCGCATGGATGGGCTGACCATCGACCAGCGACTCGCCGTGACGACAAGCGACCTGAGAAGCACCTATACCGCCGGTGACACGGTGAATTTCCGGCTTTCGACGAATTATCCGGCCTATATTCAGCGGGCAGAGATCAGAATTTCGGAAGCCAGAAACCCCGGCAAGGTGATTGCCGTGGTTCCGGTGACGCCGAATGGCACCGCAGATTGGCAGATGCCCGATACCGGCACGACGGATATGCTCTATTCGGCACGCGTCTATGATGCGCGCGGCCGGTATGACGAAACACGCAGCCTGTCCCTGTCGCGCACATCGCGCCGCTTTGCAGATCCGCAACTGGACGGGCCGATAGTAGCGGCGGGCGAAACCGAAGACATGACGCGCCGCCGGACCATCCCGGTTCATGGCGGCTCTGTCACGGTGTTCTCCGATGGGCTGGCCCCCGGCAGCAGTGTCACCGTCATGGGTGAACCCGTGCCTGTCGACCAGAATGGCGCGTTCCTCGTACAACGCATCCTGCCGGTCGGAGATCAGACCGTGCGCGTCGGCGTCGGCCCGAAAGTGATTGAGCGCAATGTCGAAATCCCGAAGGATGACTGGTTCTATATTGCCACTGTCGATGTGACCATCGGCGAAGAGAGCGGCGACACATACGAAATCGGCCGCGTTGCCGGCTTCGCAAAGGGCAGAACCGCCAGCGGCTGGAACCTGACCGGTGCGGTGGATACGCGCGAAGGCGATCTCGATGTCATCTTCAGCGATCTAGACGCACGCGAACCGCTGAACCTGATCCGGTCGATCCGGGACGAAGACGTGTTCCTGACATTCGGCGACGATTCCACCTTCATCGAGGAAGCGCCGACCTCCGGCAAGATATTCCTGAAGGCCGAAAAAGACGGCTCGCATGTGCTGATCGGCGATTTCAAGGTGGCCGAGGAGCGTCTGAGCCTTGTTCGCAGCGACCGGACCCTGTTCGGCGCCCAGGTCGTTTATGAATCCTCGCAAAACCTGACCGAAGAAGGTCGGCCACGGCTGCGCTTCACGGGGTATGGTGCGTCGCCGGACCGCCTGGTTCAGCGCGACGTGTTCGAGGCGACAGGCGGCACGGGGTATTTCCTCAAGCGCCAGGGCCTGCTCAGCGGTACGTCGAATGTCTATGTTCAGTATGTCGATCCGGTGTCGGGTCGCATTGTCCAGCAACAGACGCTGGTCGAAGGGCGGGACTACCGGATCAACCATTTCCAGGGTGTCGTCATTCTGACGCAACCGCTCAGCCCCTATGCCGGGGACACGCTGCTTAACGATAATACATTGGGTAAATACGAAACCCGCCTTGTCGTGCAGTACGAATATGTGCCCACCCTGGGCAATGTCGATGGCACGTCCTTCGGTGGACGCGCCGAAGCCTGGCTGAGCGACAATATCCGCATCGGTTTCTCCGCACAGCACGAAGAAACGGGCCTGGCGGATAACAAGCTCTACGGTGCCGACGTTCTGCTTCGCAAAAGCGATCTGACCTATATGAACCTGGAAGTCGCGCAAAGCGAGGGCCCGGGTTTCGGCTTCGATACATCGATCAATGGCGGGTTTGACTTCATCACCATGCCCACGGTTGGCGCACCCGGAACAAAGGCGATGGCCTATTCCTTCGATGCGCGCGCGGATCTGTCCGAGCTGACCGATGGCCGCGTATCAGGCAGCTTCTCGGCCTATTACGACTATAAGGAAGCCGGGTTCGTTTCTGCCGATTACAACGTTGCCAACACCCAGACAGCCTATGGCGTTGCGGCGAATGTCGATCTCAGCGACCGCGCTTCGGTGCAGCTTGAACATGATCACTATGACGACTCGACCGGCAAAGAGCGTGACGATACCCGGGTTGGCCTGACCTTTGCGCTCAACCCGATGTGGACGACCGAAGCGGTTGTTCTGCATACGGACCGCAAGGATCCCCTCGCCCTGCCCGGCCTGAACGGAAGCCGCACAGACGCGGCGCTGCGTTTCACCTACTCTCCCAATGACGACTTCAGCGCATGGGTGTTCGGTGAGGCCACGCTGGAGCGCAGCGGAACGCTCACCAAGCGGGATCGCCTTGGTTTTGGCGCGCGTGCGCGCGTGTCGGACAAGATGACCGTCGAAGGCGAGATTTCCGATGGGTCGCTGGGGACGGGTGGCTATGCCAACCTGACCTACGACAAGGACGAGCAAACACAGTATTACTTCGGTTACCGGCTCGATCCCGAGCGCAAGCTGGAGGATACGACCTTCTTCGGCAGCGACGGCGGCACCTGGGTGGCCGGGGCCACCTCTCAGCTGAACGACAATGTGACCATCCGCGCCGAGAACACCTATGATGTCTATGGCAACCGCCCATCGCTGGCGTCGACCTATGGCGTCACCTACACGCCCAGCGAATATTGGGTTCTGGACGGTGGGATCATCTATGGTGAACGCGAAGACCCGGTGGGTGGCGACCTGCGCAGAGAGGGCCTGACCTTCTCCGCTCATTACACCAATGAAGATATCACGCAGGCCGGGATTTCGCTCGAATATCACCGCGAGAAGAACAACCTCTTCCCCGCTCAGAATCGCGAAACCTGGGGCGCGAGCGGATACCTGAGATATCAGGCGTCCGAAGAGTTCCGGCTTCTGGCAAATATCGACACGATCATCTCGGAATCCAACCAGTCATCCTTCCGCGATGGCCGCTATATCGAGGGTAAGATCGGTCTGGCCTATCGTCCGATCAACAACGACCGCTTCAACGCCCTGTTCAGCTATACCTATCTTGAGGATCTGCCGGGCACCGATCAGGTGAATATCGAAGGCGACCTGAACGGACCCCGCCAGAAGAGCCACATTCTGAATGCGGATGTCAGCTATGATCTGAACCGCCAGTTCACCCTGGGCGCGAAATACGGGTATCGGATGGCCGATGTCGAGACAGTCCGGGGCTCCGGCGTCTTTACCAGCAATACCGCGCATCTGGGTATCCTGCGGCTGGATTACCATGTGGTCCACAACTGGGACATCATGGTCGAAGCCCGCATTCAGAAGTTCGAAGAGGCGAATGTGACCGAGACAGGGGCCGTGATCGGAGCCTGGAGGCACTTTGGCAACAACGCCAAGATCGGGGTCGGCTATCAATTCGGCGACGTGGACGACGACCTGCGCTATATCGACGGGCGCAAGGAAGGTCCGTTCCTGAACATTCTCGCCAAGTTCTGATCCAGAGGCGAAGGGCGCCACGCGTCCCGTTAACATCGCGCAATCACCATATAGGGCGTCCAAGAGCTGGGCGCCCTATATTTTGTAGATTTCGCAAACAGAGTGTTTCGGGAAATTATCCATAAATTATGGTATGTTAGACGATGTATTGATTCGTATTCCTTGGGGGAGGAAGATGCGAGTTTGTCGTAGACATTTTTTAATTACCTTGCTTTCCACTCTGGGCACATCCGCTTACGCATCTCAGGGGTCGTATTCGCTCAAAGACCGGGCTCGATGGAAAAGTTTCGGGGTTGAAGACTGGGTTCTCAACGATCCCTTTGAGCGCGCTCTTCCAGGAGCTCAGAGGCAACCCTATTCAAGCTGGTCGCTGGCACATAGCGAAAGCAGGACGGATCAGGTGCTGGCCCTGATCGGTTTCGCCGAGGCTGGAAAGCTTCAGTATGATGCCATTCACGTGTCTGCCAGACGGCGCCCACACAAGCGCCCGACTGAGATGACCGTCGGCGAAGTGTTCCACTGGATCCGGAAAACACCGGGCCAGCAACATGCCATCGGTCGGTACCAGTTCATCCCGTCCACCCTTCTCATGCTGACAGACCGGGCCAATGTCGCGGCCCAGTCGCGTTTCAATCGCCAATTGCAGGACAAACTGGGTGTGATGCTGCTGCATGATGCGGGTTATCGTGAGTTTCTGAACGGCGAAATCACTTTGACCAAGTTCATGGATAATCTGGCCTGGATCTGGGCGGGGCTTCCCCTGCGCAACGGCAGGTCGGCATATCGCGGGGTTGCGGGAAACCGCGCGACGATTTCAAGAACGTTCTACGCAAAGCAGATGCAAAAGATCTTTTCCTGAACGGGGCCACCGCCCCTTCCGTGATCTTCAGGCAAGGCTTGTCCACAAATGGCCCGACCGACCGGCGCTGTGCCGCGGTAGAGCCGGGCTATGCTCAGACGCGCCGCCCCGATGTATCGAAATGCATCTCATCCTTTGCATCCCAGGCAAGCCCCACCTCGGTGCCTTCGGCGGGGATATCGGCCGCCGCCTCCTGGCGTACGGTAATCTGGGTTCCGTCCGCGCATTTCACATGGATCAGGCTCTCAGCGCCGAGCGCCTCGCTGAACGCCGCGTGACCGTTCAGCTTGCCACTACCGACAGCGGACAAACGCAGGTGCTCTGGCCGGATACCGATGCGCCGGTCGCCTGTACCGCCGATCAGGCTGCTGGACAGGAAATTCGTCGGAGGCGACCCGATGAAGCCTGCAACAAACTCGGTCGCCGGATTGGAATACACCTCAAGCGGCGCACCGATCTGGTCCGCGACCCCGCCGTTCATCACGATCATGCGGTCGGCCATGGTCATCGCTTCGACCTGGTCATGGGTGACATAGAGCGCCGTGACCCCAAGCGCACGTTGCAGCGCCTTGATCTCGAGCCGCATCTGCACCCGCAGCTTGGCGTCAAGGTTCGACAGGGGCTCATCAAACAGAAAGACCGCCGGTTTGCGCACGATGGCGCGCCCCATGGCGACGCGCTGACGCTGTCCGCCCGACAATTCGCGCGGCTTGCGCTGCAGATATGGCTCAAGCTGAAGCAGCTTCGCCGCCTCCGCGACCCGCTGCTCGATCTCCGGGCGCGGGGTTTTGGCGATCTTCAGCCCGTAGGCCATATTGTCGAACACCGACATGTGCGGATAAAGCGCGTAGTTCTGGAACACCATGGCGATATCGCGGTCCATAGGCTCGACATCGTTCACACGCCGGCCACCGATCTGTATCTCGCCCGCCGTCACTGTCTCAAGCCCGGCCACCATCCGAAGAAGCGTGGACTTGCCGCAGCCGGACGGGCCGACAATGACGATGAACTCACCATCCTCGACGTCAATCGAAACGCCGTGAATGACATCGGTCTTGCCAAAGGATTTCTTCACGTTTTCAAGGGTCAGTGTCGCCATTTGTCTTATTTCTCGCTTTCGACAAGCCCGCGGATAAAGAGCTTTTGCATCGCCACGACCACGATAACCGGAGGCACCATGGCCAGGATCGACGTCGCCATGATCACAGGCCAGTCGGCCACGTCATCGCCCGAGGGGAACATCTGTTTGATCCCCATCACGATCGTGTTCATCTCGGGATCGGTGGTGATCAGCAACGGCCAGAGATACTGGTTCCAGCCATAGATGAAGAGGATCACGAAGAGCGCCGCGATATTCGTCCGGCTCATCGGCAACAGGATATCGAAGAAGAACCGCATCGGCCCTGCCCCGTCGACACGCGCGGCCTCGGCCAGCTCGTCCGGGACCGTCATGAAAAATTGCCGGAACAGGAATGTGGCGGTGGCCGAGGCGATCAGCGGCAGGATCAGCCCCTGATAGCTGTTCAGCATTCCAAAATTCGCGATCACCTCATAGGTCGGCACGATCCGCACCTCGACCGGCAGCATCAGCGTCAGGAAGATCAGCCAGAAGAAGACCTTGCGCCCCTGAAACCGGAAATAGACGATGGCAAAGGCCGACAGCAGGCTGATTGCAATCTTGCCCAACGCTATCCCCAGCGCCATGACCAGCGAATTGCCCAGCATTGTCGCCACGGGCGCGTTCACGCCCGAGGTGAGCGCCTTTGCGTAATTGTCGAAAAACTGGTCGCCCGGCAAAAGTGGCATCGGCGGACGCACGATGGCCTGCTGATCGACGGTCGAGGCCACAAAGGCCAGCCAGATCGGAAAGAAGATAAACGCCACCCCGATGATCAGCCCCAGATGGGTCAGCCAGAGGCCCGCGCCGCGTTTTTCGACCATGCCGTTGCGCTCTGCCATCAGTAATGCACCCTGCGTTCGATATACTTGAACTGCACCACCGTCAGGATCGACACGATGACCAGCAGGATCACGGATTGCGCCGCGGATG
This window harbors:
- a CDS encoding ABC transporter ATP-binding protein, which gives rise to MATLTLENVKKSFGKTDVIHGVSIDVEDGEFIVIVGPSGCGKSTLLRMVAGLETVTAGEIQIGGRRVNDVEPMDRDIAMVFQNYALYPHMSVFDNMAYGLKIAKTPRPEIEQRVAEAAKLLQLEPYLQRKPRELSGGQRQRVAMGRAIVRKPAVFLFDEPLSNLDAKLRVQMRLEIKALQRALGVTALYVTHDQVEAMTMADRMIVMNGGVADQIGAPLEVYSNPATEFVAGFIGSPPTNFLSSSLIGGTGDRRIGIRPEHLRLSAVGSGKLNGHAAFSEALGAESLIHVKCADGTQITVRQEAAADIPAEGTEVGLAWDAKDEMHFDTSGRRV
- the ugpE gene encoding sn-glycerol-3-phosphate ABC transporter permease UgpE → MVEKRGAGLWLTHLGLIIGVAFIFFPIWLAFVASTVDQQAIVRPPMPLLPGDQFFDNYAKALTSGVNAPVATMLGNSLVMALGIALGKIAISLLSAFAIVYFRFQGRKVFFWLIFLTLMLPVEVRIVPTYEVIANFGMLNSYQGLILPLIASATATFLFRQFFMTVPDELAEAARVDGAGPMRFFFDILLPMSRTNIAALFVILFIYGWNQYLWPLLITTDPEMNTIVMGIKQMFPSGDDVADWPVIMATSILAMVPPVIVVVAMQKLFIRGLVESEK